A region from the Anaeromyxobacter diazotrophicus genome encodes:
- the thrS gene encoding threonine--tRNA ligase, whose protein sequence is MSDLVRVTLPDGSSKEAPRGTRIADFVKEQIGPGLAKAAYFAKLDGQPVDLARPIERDARLEVVTTKSPEALEVARHDAAHVLASVVQRLYPDTQVTIGPAVEDGFYYDFAREKPFTPEDLEKIEQGIAAEIKADHPFVRDEISMDAALGLFEGKGEKFKVEIVKDIAQKGAKTLTLYRHGDWVDFCLGPHGPSTGRLGAVKLMSVAGAYWRGDPKNPMLQRIYGTQFFDKKQLDAHLARLEEAKKRDHRKLGPALGLFTFHEYAPGAAFWLPHGTTVFNVLRDAMNRLVKKNGYQEVKTPLLFNKRLWETSGHWGKYRENMFLVLDTEADPSLPLEERFTQSLKPMNCPSHHLIYKMGKRSYRELPLRYFTSDVLHRNEASGSLGGLTRVRQFQQDDSHIYLMESQVQAEVARIVGLMKQVYGAFDLPFSARFATRPAQRIGDDALWDRAEGALEQALKSLDLPYTVNAGDGAFYGPKIDFAVTDSLGRTWQLCTIQLDYAAPERFDLTYVGDDNREHRPVVIHRAIYGSFERFIAILTEHYAGAFPAWVAPVQARVVTVSDRFEEWGATVVERLEAAGYRAELDRSSDTLGGKIRNAQLAKIPFSLIVGEKEVQAQGVAPRRHGGEDLKTMSLDAFVDLLKREATPPF, encoded by the coding sequence ATGTCCGACCTCGTCCGCGTCACGCTCCCCGACGGCTCGTCCAAGGAGGCGCCCCGGGGCACCCGCATCGCCGACTTCGTGAAGGAGCAGATCGGGCCGGGGCTCGCCAAGGCGGCCTACTTCGCCAAGCTCGACGGGCAGCCGGTGGACCTGGCGCGGCCCATCGAGCGCGACGCCCGGCTCGAGGTGGTGACCACGAAGAGCCCGGAGGCGCTGGAGGTGGCGCGCCACGACGCCGCCCACGTCCTGGCGAGCGTGGTGCAGCGGCTCTACCCCGACACCCAGGTCACCATCGGCCCGGCGGTCGAGGACGGCTTCTACTACGACTTCGCCCGCGAGAAGCCCTTCACGCCGGAAGATCTGGAGAAGATCGAGCAGGGCATCGCCGCGGAGATCAAGGCGGACCACCCGTTCGTCCGGGACGAGATCTCCATGGACGCCGCCCTCGGGCTCTTCGAGGGGAAGGGCGAGAAGTTCAAGGTCGAGATCGTGAAGGACATCGCCCAGAAGGGCGCGAAGACCCTCACCCTCTACCGGCACGGCGACTGGGTCGACTTCTGCCTCGGGCCGCACGGGCCGTCCACCGGCCGGCTGGGCGCGGTGAAGCTCATGAGCGTCGCCGGCGCCTACTGGCGCGGCGATCCGAAGAACCCGATGCTGCAGCGCATCTACGGCACCCAGTTCTTCGACAAGAAGCAGCTGGACGCGCACCTGGCGCGGCTCGAGGAGGCGAAGAAGCGCGACCACCGCAAGCTCGGCCCCGCGCTCGGCCTCTTCACCTTCCACGAGTACGCGCCCGGCGCCGCCTTCTGGCTGCCGCACGGCACCACCGTCTTCAACGTGCTGCGCGACGCCATGAACCGCCTGGTGAAGAAGAACGGCTACCAGGAGGTGAAGACGCCGCTCCTCTTCAACAAGCGGCTCTGGGAGACCTCCGGGCACTGGGGCAAGTACCGCGAGAACATGTTCCTCGTCCTCGACACCGAGGCCGACCCGAGCCTGCCGCTCGAGGAGCGCTTCACCCAGTCGCTGAAGCCCATGAACTGCCCGTCGCACCACCTCATCTACAAGATGGGCAAGCGCAGTTACCGCGAGCTGCCGCTCCGCTACTTCACCTCCGACGTGCTCCACCGCAACGAGGCGTCGGGCTCGCTGGGCGGCCTCACCCGCGTGCGGCAGTTCCAGCAGGACGACTCGCACATCTACCTGATGGAGTCGCAGGTCCAGGCCGAGGTGGCGCGCATCGTCGGGCTCATGAAGCAGGTGTACGGCGCGTTCGATCTCCCGTTCAGCGCGCGCTTCGCCACCCGGCCCGCCCAGCGCATCGGCGACGACGCGCTGTGGGACCGGGCGGAGGGCGCGCTCGAGCAGGCGCTGAAGAGCCTCGACCTGCCGTACACCGTGAACGCCGGCGACGGCGCCTTCTACGGCCCGAAGATCGACTTCGCGGTGACCGACTCGCTCGGCCGCACCTGGCAGCTCTGCACCATCCAGCTCGACTACGCCGCCCCGGAGCGCTTCGACCTCACCTACGTGGGCGACGACAACCGGGAGCACCGGCCGGTGGTGATCCACCGCGCCATCTACGGCTCCTTCGAGCGCTTCATCGCCATCCTCACCGAGCACTACGCCGGCGCCTTCCCGGCCTGGGTGGCGCCGGTGCAGGCGCGGGTGGTGACGGTCTCGGACCGGTTCGAGGAGTGGGGGGCGACGGTGGTGGAGCGGCTCGAGGCGGCCGGCTACCGCGCCGAGCTCGACCGGAGCAGCGACACGCTCGGCGGCAAGATCCGCAACGCCCAGCTCGCCAAGATCCCGTTCTCGCTCATCGTGGGCGAGAAGGAGGTCCAGGCGCAGGGCGTCGCGCCGCGCCGCCACGGCGGCGAGGACCTGAAGACGATGTCGCTCGACGCGTTCGTGGACCTGCTGAAGCGCGAGGCGACGCCGCCGTTCTGA
- a CDS encoding 2-isopropylmalate synthase yields MSEPGQDRVVVFDTTLRDGEQSPGASMNLSQKLRVGKALAELGVDVIEAGFAAASPGDFEAIQAIARQVEGPAICSLSRSSKGDIEASWNALKDAPRKRIHVFLATSPIHRDFKLKMAKEEIIRRAVDGVKLAREKCEDIEFSTEDAARTELEFLAEVVERVIEAGATTLNIPDTVGYALPQTYAETLSYLKKHVRGIDRVILSVHCHNDLGLAVANSLAGVMVGARQVECTINGIGERAGNASLEEIVMAIKTRADVLRVATGVKTERLYPTSRLVAQVTGLQVQRNKAIVGQNAFAHEAGIHQHGMLTHRETYEIMRPEEVGFSRSSLVLGKHSGRHALKERLSALGYKLEDAQLDKVFGEFKVLCDKKKEIYDADLEALVIHGQILAPGQRAWELEALSTTSGTGTLPAASIALRNRAGERFQEACGGDGPVDAVFKAIERITGISGKLSDYQIQSVTVGEDAQGEVVLEVEHETGVYRGRALSTDVIEGSARAYLDVVNRIALKQPAVPAEAAAVRELGTV; encoded by the coding sequence GTGAGCGAGCCTGGCCAGGATCGCGTCGTCGTCTTCGACACCACGCTGCGCGACGGAGAGCAGTCGCCCGGGGCGTCGATGAACCTCTCCCAGAAGCTCCGGGTGGGGAAGGCGCTGGCCGAGCTGGGGGTGGACGTCATCGAGGCCGGCTTCGCCGCCGCCTCCCCGGGCGACTTCGAGGCCATCCAGGCCATCGCGCGCCAGGTCGAGGGCCCGGCCATCTGCAGCCTGTCGCGGTCGAGCAAGGGCGACATCGAGGCCTCCTGGAACGCGCTCAAGGACGCGCCCCGGAAGCGCATCCACGTCTTCCTGGCCACGAGCCCCATCCACCGCGACTTCAAGCTCAAGATGGCGAAGGAGGAGATCATCCGCCGCGCCGTCGACGGCGTGAAGCTCGCCCGCGAGAAGTGCGAGGACATCGAGTTCTCCACCGAGGACGCCGCCCGCACCGAGCTCGAGTTCCTGGCCGAGGTGGTGGAGCGGGTCATCGAGGCGGGCGCGACCACCCTCAACATCCCGGACACGGTGGGCTACGCGCTGCCGCAGACCTACGCGGAGACGCTCTCGTACCTCAAGAAGCACGTCCGCGGCATCGACCGCGTCATCCTGTCGGTCCACTGCCACAACGACCTCGGCCTGGCGGTGGCGAACAGCCTGGCCGGCGTCATGGTGGGCGCCCGCCAGGTCGAGTGCACCATCAACGGCATCGGCGAGCGGGCCGGGAACGCCTCGCTGGAAGAGATCGTCATGGCCATCAAGACGCGCGCCGACGTGCTGCGCGTCGCGACCGGCGTGAAGACCGAGCGGCTCTACCCGACGAGCCGGCTGGTGGCGCAGGTGACCGGCCTCCAGGTCCAGCGGAACAAGGCCATCGTGGGCCAGAACGCCTTCGCGCACGAGGCGGGCATCCACCAGCACGGCATGCTCACCCACCGCGAGACCTACGAGATCATGCGCCCGGAGGAGGTCGGCTTCAGCCGCAGCTCGCTCGTGCTGGGCAAGCACTCCGGGCGACACGCGCTGAAGGAGCGGCTCTCCGCCCTCGGCTACAAGCTCGAGGACGCGCAGCTCGACAAGGTGTTCGGCGAGTTCAAGGTGCTGTGCGACAAGAAGAAGGAGATCTACGACGCCGACCTGGAGGCGCTCGTGATCCACGGCCAGATCCTGGCCCCCGGCCAGCGCGCCTGGGAGCTCGAGGCGCTCTCCACCACCAGCGGCACCGGCACCCTGCCGGCCGCCTCCATCGCGCTGCGCAACCGCGCGGGCGAGCGCTTCCAGGAGGCGTGCGGCGGCGACGGCCCGGTCGACGCGGTGTTCAAGGCCATCGAGCGCATCACCGGCATCTCCGGCAAGCTCAGCGACTACCAGATCCAGAGCGTCACGGTGGGCGAGGACGCGCAGGGCGAGGTGGTGCTCGAGGTGGAGCACGAGACCGGCGTCTACCGCGGCCGGGCGCTCTCCACCGACGTCATCGAGGGCTCGGCGCGCGCCTACCTCGACGTCGTGAACCGCATCGCGCTCAAGCAGCCCGCCGTCCCGGCCGAGGCCGCGGCGGTACGGGAGCTCGGCACCGTGTAG
- the leuC gene encoding 3-isopropylmalate dehydratase large subunit: protein MSPTQPQPRTLFEKVWDAHVVKPETGDTPAVLYVDLHLVHEVTTPQAFSLLAARGLPLRRPDRTLGTMDHSTPTTPRGADGRWVYGDAQAEAQVQRLVENCRAFGVELHGLGDPAQGIVHVIGPELGATQPGMTVVCGDSHTATHGAFGALAFGIGTSEVGHVLATQCLLQRRPKTLRVHVEGRLAPGVSAKDLILAVIAKLGVGGGTGHVAEYAGPAIRALGMDERMTLSNMSIEMGARAGMIAPDDTTFQYLAGRPKAPQGAAFDAAVARWRGLPTDAGARFDREVSIDAAALEPMITWGTNPAQAAPVTGAVPDPAQAPDAAARASLEGALRYMGLRPGQALLGQKVDVVFIGSCTNSRLPDLREAARVMRGRKVKLRTLVVPGSAAVKRQAEAEGLDRVFRDAGAEWREPGCSMCIAMNGDRIERGQYCVSTSNRNFEGRQGAGGRTLLASPATAAAAAVAGAVADPRRLEVL from the coding sequence ATGTCGCCGACGCAGCCCCAACCCCGCACCCTCTTCGAGAAGGTCTGGGACGCCCACGTCGTGAAGCCCGAGACCGGCGACACGCCGGCCGTGCTCTACGTCGACCTGCACCTCGTCCACGAGGTGACCACCCCGCAGGCGTTCTCCTTGCTCGCGGCGCGCGGGCTGCCGCTCCGGCGGCCCGACCGCACGCTCGGCACCATGGACCACTCGACGCCCACCACGCCGCGCGGCGCGGACGGGCGGTGGGTGTACGGCGACGCGCAGGCCGAGGCGCAGGTGCAGCGGCTGGTCGAGAACTGCCGCGCCTTCGGCGTCGAGCTGCACGGGCTGGGCGACCCGGCGCAGGGCATCGTCCACGTCATCGGGCCGGAGCTGGGCGCGACCCAGCCCGGCATGACGGTGGTCTGCGGCGACAGCCACACCGCCACCCACGGCGCGTTCGGCGCCCTGGCCTTCGGCATCGGCACCTCCGAGGTGGGGCACGTCCTCGCCACCCAGTGTCTCCTGCAGCGGCGCCCGAAGACGCTCCGCGTCCACGTCGAGGGCCGGCTCGCGCCGGGCGTCTCGGCCAAGGACCTCATCCTCGCCGTCATCGCCAAGCTCGGCGTCGGCGGCGGCACCGGCCACGTCGCCGAGTACGCCGGCCCGGCCATCCGCGCGCTCGGGATGGACGAGCGGATGACGCTCTCCAACATGTCGATCGAGATGGGGGCGCGGGCCGGCATGATCGCGCCCGACGACACGACCTTCCAGTACCTCGCCGGACGGCCCAAGGCGCCGCAGGGCGCCGCCTTCGACGCGGCGGTCGCGCGGTGGCGCGGGCTCCCCACCGACGCGGGCGCGCGCTTCGACCGCGAGGTGTCGATCGACGCCGCGGCGCTCGAGCCGATGATCACCTGGGGGACGAACCCGGCGCAGGCGGCCCCGGTGACGGGCGCCGTCCCCGACCCGGCGCAGGCGCCGGACGCCGCCGCGCGGGCCTCGCTCGAGGGCGCGCTCCGCTACATGGGGCTCCGCCCCGGCCAGGCGCTGCTCGGCCAGAAGGTGGACGTGGTCTTCATCGGGAGCTGCACCAACTCGCGCCTGCCCGACCTGCGCGAGGCGGCCCGGGTCATGAGGGGCCGCAAGGTGAAGCTCCGCACGCTGGTGGTCCCCGGCTCGGCGGCGGTGAAGCGCCAGGCCGAGGCGGAGGGGCTCGACCGCGTCTTCCGCGACGCGGGCGCCGAGTGGCGCGAGCCGGGCTGCTCGATGTGCATCGCCATGAACGGCGACCGCATCGAGCGGGGCCAGTACTGCGTCTCGACCTCGAACCGGAACTTCGAGGGGCGCCAGGGCGCCGGCGGCCGCACGCTGCTCGCCAGCCCCGCCACCGCCGCCGCGGCTGCCGTGGCCGGCGCGGTGGCCGACCCCCGCCGCCTGGAGGTGCTCTAG
- the leuD gene encoding 3-isopropylmalate dehydratase small subunit: MEPLRAIRSRTVVLPRENVDTDQIIPARFLKVTDKVGLGKALFSDWRYDEAGAPRPDFALNRPEARGCRILVAGDNFGCGSSREHAPWALVDAGFQAVISTSIADIFRNNALKNGLVPVVVDRAAHAALLAAPGAEVTVSLEDRTVALPGGGTASFPIDAFARYCLMNGVDELGYLLGEGEAISAFERARGER; the protein is encoded by the coding sequence GTGGAACCGCTGCGCGCGATCCGGAGCCGGACGGTGGTGCTCCCCCGCGAGAACGTCGACACCGATCAGATCATCCCGGCCCGCTTCCTCAAGGTCACCGACAAGGTCGGCCTGGGGAAGGCGCTCTTCAGCGACTGGCGCTACGACGAGGCGGGCGCGCCCCGCCCCGACTTCGCCCTCAACCGCCCCGAGGCGCGGGGCTGCCGCATCCTGGTGGCCGGCGACAACTTCGGCTGCGGCAGCTCGCGCGAGCACGCGCCGTGGGCGCTCGTCGACGCCGGCTTCCAGGCGGTGATCTCGACCTCCATCGCGGACATCTTCCGCAACAACGCGCTCAAGAACGGGCTGGTGCCGGTGGTGGTCGACCGCGCGGCGCACGCCGCGCTCCTGGCCGCCCCCGGCGCCGAGGTGACCGTCAGCCTCGAGGACCGCACCGTCGCGCTGCCCGGCGGCGGGACCGCCAGCTTCCCCATCGACGCCTTCGCCCGCTACTGCCTCATGAACGGGGTGGACGAGCTCGGGTACCTGCTCGGCGAGGGCGAGGCCATCTCCGCCTTCGAGCGCGCGCGGGGTGAGCGGTGA
- the leuB gene encoding 3-isopropylmalate dehydrogenase has translation MSALAHGSPRVSAHLAVLAGDGIGPEVTAQAVRVLRAVAEAYGHIFELEPALVGGAAIDATGAPLPPETLALCQRADAVLFGAIGGPRWGPSDKVRPEQGLLALRKGLGLFANLRPVTVNPRLAAASPLKPELLAGVDLVVVRELTGGLYFGEKRRDAASAFDACVYTVPEIERVVRVAARLAQRRKKRLTSVDKANVLETSRLWRETAERVVRTEFPDVALEHQLVDSCAMLLVTRPAAFDVIVTENMFGDILTDEASVLAGSIGLLPSASLGEGPRGLYEPIHGSAPDIAGKGIANPYGTILSAAMLLRLSLGLAPEAAVVEAAVADALARGVLTADLTRERPVGTEEAGTAVIHALKRLAV, from the coding sequence GTGAGCGCGCTCGCCCACGGCAGCCCGCGGGTGAGCGCCCACCTGGCGGTCCTGGCCGGCGACGGCATCGGGCCGGAGGTGACCGCGCAGGCCGTCCGGGTGCTGCGCGCCGTCGCCGAGGCGTACGGCCACATCTTCGAGCTCGAGCCGGCGCTGGTGGGCGGCGCCGCCATCGACGCCACCGGCGCGCCGCTCCCGCCGGAGACGCTCGCGCTCTGCCAGCGCGCCGACGCGGTGCTCTTCGGCGCCATCGGCGGCCCGCGCTGGGGCCCGTCCGACAAGGTCCGGCCGGAGCAGGGGCTGCTCGCCCTGCGCAAGGGGCTGGGGCTCTTCGCGAACCTGCGGCCGGTGACGGTGAACCCGCGCCTGGCCGCCGCGTCGCCGCTCAAGCCGGAGCTGCTGGCCGGGGTGGACCTGGTCGTGGTGCGCGAGCTCACGGGCGGGCTGTACTTCGGCGAGAAGCGGCGCGACGCGGCCTCCGCCTTCGACGCCTGCGTCTACACGGTGCCGGAGATCGAGCGGGTGGTGCGGGTGGCGGCGCGGCTGGCGCAGCGGCGCAAGAAGCGCCTCACCAGCGTCGACAAGGCGAACGTCCTCGAGACCTCGCGCCTGTGGCGCGAGACCGCCGAGCGGGTGGTGCGGACCGAGTTCCCGGACGTCGCCCTCGAGCACCAGCTCGTCGACTCGTGCGCCATGCTGCTCGTCACGCGCCCGGCCGCCTTCGACGTGATCGTGACCGAGAACATGTTCGGCGACATCCTCACCGACGAGGCCTCGGTGCTGGCGGGGTCGATCGGCCTGTTGCCGTCGGCCTCGCTGGGGGAGGGGCCGCGCGGCCTCTACGAGCCCATCCACGGCTCGGCGCCCGACATCGCGGGGAAGGGGATCGCGAACCCGTACGGCACCATCCTCAGCGCGGCCATGCTCCTCCGCCTCTCGCTCGGCCTCGCGCCGGAGGCGGCGGTGGTGGAGGCGGCGGTGGCGGACGCGCTCGCGCGCGGCGTGCTCACCGCCGATCTCACCCGGGAGCGGCCGGTCGGCACCGAGGAGGCCGGCACCGCCGTCATCCACGCCCTGAAGAGGCTCGCCGTCTAG
- the ilvD gene encoding dihydroxy-acid dehydratase has translation MSDFDPRHQSRHLYDGYDRAPARAMMHAIGFSRADLQKPCILVANTWIETMPCNYHLRRLAEVVKEGIRAAGGTPMEMNTVAISDGVAMGTEGMKASLVSREVIADSIELVGRGHWFDGVVALVGCDKTIPGAALALLRLNLPGLVLYGGSIAPGRLDGQDITIQHVFEAVGAFAAGRIDARQLERVEDAACPGAGACGGQYTANTMALGLEFLGLSPVGYNTIPATDPRKEPATREAGRLVMDVLAKGLRPREVVTRASLENAIAGVATTGGSTNAVLHLSAIARETGLPLELADFDRVSRRTPIYTSLMPGGEFAAPHLDAAGGTRLVWKRLQDEGLVDGAQRAADGRPWSEHAATAQETPGQRVVAPAGQPFKATGGLVILTGNLAPEGAVVKMAGHERPRHEGPARVFDREEDAMAAVKANAIRPGDVVVIRYEGPKGGPGMREMLGVTAALVGQGLGDSVALLTDGRFSGATRGLMIGHVAPEAAVGGPIAALRDGDRVVIDADARSLSVKLGAAELARRMRRWRPPAPRYGLGVFAKYAALVSSAADGAVTRAAPAAARPAQAKGKGKAPARKTAAAAKRRPRPKVAVRGRRARSR, from the coding sequence GTGAGCGACTTCGATCCCCGCCACCAGAGCCGCCACCTCTACGACGGCTACGATCGCGCGCCGGCGCGGGCGATGATGCACGCCATCGGCTTCAGCCGGGCGGACCTCCAGAAGCCCTGCATCCTGGTGGCCAACACCTGGATCGAGACGATGCCCTGCAACTACCACCTGCGCCGGCTGGCGGAGGTGGTGAAGGAGGGCATCCGCGCCGCGGGCGGGACGCCCATGGAGATGAACACCGTCGCCATCAGCGACGGGGTCGCCATGGGCACCGAGGGGATGAAGGCCTCGCTGGTGAGCCGGGAGGTGATCGCCGACTCGATCGAGCTGGTCGGGCGCGGGCACTGGTTCGACGGCGTGGTGGCGCTGGTCGGCTGCGACAAGACCATCCCGGGCGCGGCGCTGGCGCTCCTGCGGCTGAACCTCCCCGGCCTCGTGCTCTACGGCGGGTCGATCGCGCCCGGCCGCCTCGACGGGCAGGACATCACCATCCAGCACGTCTTCGAGGCGGTCGGCGCCTTCGCGGCAGGCAGGATCGACGCCCGCCAGCTGGAGCGGGTGGAGGACGCGGCCTGCCCGGGCGCGGGCGCCTGCGGCGGGCAGTACACCGCCAACACCATGGCGCTCGGGCTCGAGTTCCTGGGGCTGTCGCCGGTCGGCTACAACACCATCCCGGCCACGGATCCGCGCAAGGAGCCGGCCACCCGCGAGGCGGGGCGGCTCGTCATGGACGTGCTGGCGAAGGGGCTCCGCCCGCGCGAGGTCGTGACCCGCGCCTCGCTCGAGAACGCCATCGCCGGGGTCGCCACCACCGGCGGCTCCACCAACGCGGTGCTGCACCTCTCGGCCATCGCGCGGGAGACGGGCCTGCCGCTCGAGCTCGCCGACTTCGATCGCGTCTCGCGGCGGACGCCCATCTACACCAGCCTCATGCCGGGCGGCGAGTTCGCCGCGCCGCACCTCGACGCCGCGGGCGGCACGCGGCTCGTCTGGAAGCGGCTGCAGGACGAGGGGCTCGTCGACGGCGCGCAGCGCGCCGCCGACGGGAGGCCCTGGAGCGAGCACGCCGCCACGGCCCAGGAGACTCCCGGGCAGCGGGTGGTGGCCCCGGCCGGCCAGCCGTTCAAGGCGACGGGCGGCCTCGTCATCCTTACGGGCAACCTCGCGCCCGAGGGCGCGGTGGTGAAGATGGCCGGTCACGAGCGCCCGCGGCACGAGGGCCCGGCGCGCGTCTTCGATCGCGAGGAGGACGCGATGGCGGCGGTGAAGGCGAACGCCATCCGCCCCGGCGACGTGGTGGTCATCCGCTACGAGGGCCCGAAGGGCGGGCCCGGCATGCGCGAGATGCTGGGCGTCACCGCCGCGCTGGTGGGGCAGGGCCTCGGCGACTCGGTGGCGCTCCTCACCGACGGCCGGTTCAGCGGCGCCACCCGCGGGCTCATGATCGGGCACGTGGCGCCCGAGGCGGCGGTGGGCGGCCCCATCGCGGCGCTGCGGGACGGCGACCGGGTGGTCATCGACGCCGACGCGCGCTCGCTCTCGGTGAAGCTGGGCGCGGCCGAGCTGGCGCGGCGGATGAGGCGCTGGCGGCCGCCGGCGCCGCGCTACGGGCTCGGCGTGTTCGCGAAGTACGCCGCCCTCGTCTCGTCCGCCGCCGACGGGGCGGTGACGCGCGCCGCCCCCGCCGCGGCGCGCCCGGCCCAGGCGAAGGGGAAGGGGAAGGCCCCCGCCCGGAAGACCGCCGCGGCGGCGAAGCGGCGCCCGAGGCCCAAGGTGGCGGTACGCGGGCGGCGCGCCCGCTCGCGGTAG
- the ilvB gene encoding biosynthetic-type acetolactate synthase large subunit: MPSEKMTGAQAVIRALELEEVDWIFGMPGGTILPIYDALFASEKLKHVLIRHEQVGGHAAEGYAHATGKVGVCMGTSGPGSTNLVTPIADAYMDSVPLVVITANVATSLIGSDAFQEADITGITMPVTKHNYLVTEPGDIPRVMKEAFHLARTGRPGPVHVDIPKDVLNLTLDFEYPSEVRIPGYMPRLKEEPKVAEAATLIRSATRPVIYLGGGVRTGNAFAEVFEFCELVGAPVVTTLHGKGAFPETHPSCLGMFGMHGSRYANYTVQGADLLIALGARFDDRVTGKLSTFAPEAKIVHLDIDPAEISKLVTATVPLVGDVKELLPKLGAAVRKAFDERGRPDLAPWWKKISDWREKHPLRIRQEGEKYILPQTAVHRIWQKCDGRAIVTTGVGEHQMWAAQFWKVSKPREFITSGGLGTMGVCLPFAIGIQLARPDALVVGIDGDGSFQMTLQDLATAVEHELPIKIFVLNNLFLGMVRQWQELFYDRRFSETPLADLPDLVKLAEAYKCLGLRARTLEELDPVIDQALAHQGGPCIVDIRVKRQEKVYPMVPAGAPLNDMIGGE; encoded by the coding sequence ATGCCGAGCGAGAAGATGACGGGGGCCCAGGCCGTGATCCGGGCCCTCGAGCTGGAAGAGGTGGACTGGATCTTCGGGATGCCGGGCGGGACCATCCTGCCCATCTACGACGCGCTGTTCGCCTCCGAGAAGCTGAAGCACGTGCTCATCCGCCACGAGCAGGTGGGCGGGCACGCCGCGGAGGGCTACGCCCACGCCACCGGCAAGGTGGGCGTGTGCATGGGGACGAGCGGCCCGGGGTCGACGAACCTCGTCACCCCCATCGCCGACGCCTACATGGACTCGGTGCCGCTGGTGGTCATCACCGCCAACGTCGCCACCTCGCTCATCGGCTCCGACGCCTTCCAGGAGGCGGACATCACCGGCATCACCATGCCGGTGACCAAGCACAACTACCTCGTGACCGAGCCGGGCGACATCCCGCGGGTGATGAAGGAGGCGTTCCACCTGGCGCGTACCGGCCGTCCGGGCCCGGTGCACGTGGACATCCCGAAGGACGTCCTCAACCTGACCCTGGACTTCGAGTACCCGTCGGAGGTCCGGATCCCCGGCTACATGCCGCGGCTCAAGGAGGAGCCCAAGGTGGCCGAGGCGGCCACCCTGATCCGCTCGGCCACCCGCCCGGTCATCTACCTCGGCGGCGGCGTCCGCACCGGCAACGCCTTCGCCGAGGTGTTCGAGTTCTGCGAGCTCGTCGGCGCGCCGGTGGTCACGACGCTGCACGGGAAGGGCGCCTTCCCCGAGACGCACCCGTCCTGCCTCGGCATGTTCGGGATGCACGGCTCGCGGTACGCGAACTACACGGTCCAGGGCGCCGACCTGCTCATCGCCCTCGGCGCGCGCTTCGACGACCGCGTGACCGGCAAGCTCTCCACCTTCGCGCCCGAGGCCAAGATCGTCCACCTCGACATCGACCCGGCGGAGATCTCCAAGCTCGTCACGGCCACGGTGCCGCTCGTCGGCGACGTGAAGGAGCTCCTGCCCAAGCTCGGGGCGGCGGTGCGCAAGGCGTTCGACGAGCGCGGCCGGCCCGACCTCGCGCCCTGGTGGAAGAAGATCTCCGACTGGCGCGAGAAGCACCCGCTGCGCATCCGGCAGGAGGGCGAGAAGTACATCCTCCCGCAGACCGCGGTGCACCGCATCTGGCAGAAGTGCGACGGGCGCGCCATCGTCACCACCGGCGTGGGCGAGCACCAGATGTGGGCGGCGCAGTTCTGGAAGGTGTCGAAGCCGCGCGAGTTCATCACCTCGGGCGGCCTCGGCACCATGGGCGTCTGCCTGCCGTTCGCCATCGGCATCCAGCTCGCGCGCCCGGACGCGCTGGTGGTCGGCATCGACGGCGACGGCAGCTTCCAGATGACGCTGCAGGACCTCGCCACCGCGGTCGAGCACGAGCTGCCGATCAAGATCTTCGTCCTCAACAACCTGTTCCTGGGGATGGTCCGGCAGTGGCAGGAGCTGTTCTACGACCGGCGCTTCAGCGAGACGCCGCTCGCGGACCTGCCCGACCTGGTGAAGCTGGCCGAGGCGTACAAGTGCCTCGGGCTGCGCGCGCGCACGCTGGAGGAGCTCGACCCGGTCATCGACCAGGCGCTCGCCCATCAGGGCGGCCCCTGCATCGTGGACATCCGGGTCAAGCGGCAGGAGAAGGTGTATCCGATGGTGCCGGCCGGCGCGCCGCTGAACGACATGATCGGAGGGGAGTAG
- the ilvN gene encoding acetolactate synthase small subunit: MVEKIEQLPSGNIHTLSLLVENKPAVLQRIAGLFARRGYNIESLAVGPTERPEYSRMTVVVRLTQRPVEQAIRQLQKLIPVIEVKELSPNDKIERELVLIKIKTPEKNHAELRAIADTYEAQIVDVSPDALMIEATGTAAKLDALEERLAVFGITELCRSGAIALERGFKTLAPPHLKEG, translated from the coding sequence ATGGTCGAGAAGATCGAGCAGCTCCCGAGCGGGAACATCCACACGCTCTCGCTGCTGGTGGAGAACAAGCCCGCCGTGCTGCAGCGCATCGCCGGCCTCTTCGCGCGGCGCGGCTACAACATCGAGTCGCTGGCGGTCGGCCCGACCGAGCGGCCCGAGTACTCCCGCATGACGGTGGTGGTGCGGCTCACCCAGCGGCCGGTGGAGCAGGCCATCCGGCAGCTGCAGAAGCTCATCCCCGTCATCGAGGTGAAGGAGCTCTCGCCCAACGACAAGATCGAGCGCGAGCTCGTGCTCATCAAGATCAAGACCCCCGAGAAGAACCACGCCGAGCTGCGCGCCATCGCCGACACCTACGAGGCGCAGATCGTCGACGTGTCCCCCGACGCCCTCATGATCGAGGCCACCGGGACCGCCGCCAAGCTGGACGCCCTGGAGGAGCGGCTGGCGGTGTTCGGCATCACCGAGCTGTGCCGCTCGGGCGCCATCGCGCTCGAGCGCGGCTTCAAGACCCTCGCTCCCCCGCACCTCAAGGAAGGATGA